In one window of Pseudomonas chlororaphis subsp. chlororaphis DNA:
- the gspD gene encoding type II secretion system secretin GspD, whose translation MKWSGSFYARQSRKALPLLLLGPLALALAACSHNQEPQPPLLVDSELGRPLGETNRSGGDVVAERERAQAQQTQRPKFQHPISRAGRAPGAPAASSTVVRNPLGDQPVRLNFVDVDIQAVVRALARSTGQQFLVDPRVKGNLTLVSEGEVPAHQAYDMLLAALRMQGFSVVDVGGVAQVVPEADAKLLGGPIYNAGKPSANGMLTRTFRLQYENAVNLIPVLRPIVSPNNPINAYPGNNSIVITDYAENLTRVAQIIEGIDIPSALDTDVVPVQNGIAVDIAGMVSELLETQGADPTQKVSVVGDPRSNSIIIRTGSPERTELARNLIYKLDNAQSNPSNLHVVYLRNAQAGKLAQALRGLLTGESDSGTGDNARAMLGSMGGMSQGGSSSSGQSGGSGSTSGSSSLSSGSSSGSGYAQGGSSSSSQGGTQASEQNTAFSAGGVTIQADATTNTLLISAPEPLYRNLREVIDMLDQRRAQVVIESLIVEVNEDDAAEFGVQWQTGNLGGSGVIGGANLGGSGLNLNGKTSLDVLPQGLNVGLVNGTVDIPGIGKILDLKVLARALKSKGGNNVLSTPNLLTLDNEAASIFVGQTIPFVTGSYVTGGGGNSNNPFQTVQREEVGLKLNVRPQISEGGTVKLDIYQEVSSVDQRASVQAGTVTNKRAIDTSILLDDGQIMVLGGLLQDGYSQSNNAVPWLSTIPGIGALFRNESRSTNKTNLMVFLRPYIIRDSAAGRSITLNRYDFMRRAQGGLQPDRSWAMPDMQAPQLPTAEQGVPGAVPVSAPAPRARIKAVPVQ comes from the coding sequence TCGCAGTGGCGGCGATGTGGTGGCCGAGCGGGAGCGGGCCCAGGCGCAACAGACCCAGCGTCCCAAATTCCAGCATCCGATCAGCCGTGCGGGACGCGCCCCCGGTGCTCCCGCCGCCAGCAGCACGGTGGTGCGCAATCCCCTGGGCGACCAGCCGGTGCGCCTGAATTTCGTCGATGTCGATATCCAGGCCGTGGTCCGGGCGCTGGCGCGTTCCACCGGCCAGCAGTTCCTGGTGGACCCGCGGGTCAAGGGCAACCTGACCCTGGTCAGCGAAGGCGAAGTGCCGGCCCACCAGGCCTACGACATGCTGCTGGCGGCCCTGCGCATGCAGGGTTTCAGCGTGGTGGACGTTGGCGGCGTGGCCCAGGTGGTGCCGGAAGCCGACGCCAAGCTGCTCGGCGGGCCGATCTACAACGCCGGCAAGCCGTCGGCCAACGGCATGCTGACCCGCACCTTCCGCCTGCAATACGAAAACGCGGTGAACCTGATCCCGGTGCTGCGCCCGATCGTGTCGCCGAACAACCCGATCAACGCCTACCCGGGCAACAACAGCATCGTCATCACCGACTACGCCGAGAACCTCACCCGGGTGGCGCAGATCATCGAAGGCATCGACATCCCCAGCGCCCTGGACACCGATGTGGTGCCGGTGCAGAACGGCATTGCCGTGGACATCGCCGGCATGGTCTCCGAGCTGCTGGAAACCCAGGGCGCCGACCCGACCCAGAAGGTCAGCGTGGTCGGCGACCCACGTTCCAACTCGATCATCATCCGCACCGGCAGCCCCGAGCGCACCGAGCTGGCGCGCAACCTGATCTACAAGCTGGACAACGCCCAGAGCAACCCGAGCAACCTGCACGTGGTGTACTTGCGCAACGCCCAGGCCGGCAAGCTGGCCCAGGCCCTGCGCGGCCTGCTCACCGGCGAGAGCGACAGCGGCACCGGCGACAACGCGCGGGCCATGCTCGGCAGCATGGGCGGCATGAGCCAGGGTGGCAGTTCCAGCAGCGGCCAGAGCGGCGGCAGCGGTTCCACCAGTGGCAGCTCCAGCCTCAGCAGCGGCAGCAGTTCCGGCAGCGGTTATGCCCAGGGCGGCAGTTCCAGCAGCAGCCAGGGCGGCACCCAGGCCTCCGAGCAGAACACCGCCTTCAGCGCCGGCGGCGTGACCATCCAGGCCGATGCCACCACCAACACCTTGCTGATTTCCGCGCCGGAACCGCTGTACCGCAACCTGCGCGAAGTCATCGACATGCTCGACCAGCGTCGCGCCCAGGTGGTGATCGAAAGCCTGATCGTCGAAGTCAACGAAGACGACGCCGCCGAATTCGGCGTGCAGTGGCAGACCGGCAATCTCGGTGGCAGCGGCGTCATCGGCGGCGCCAACCTCGGTGGCAGCGGCCTCAACCTCAACGGCAAGACCAGCCTCGACGTGCTGCCCCAGGGCCTCAACGTCGGCCTGGTCAACGGCACCGTGGACATCCCCGGGATCGGCAAGATCCTCGACCTCAAGGTGCTGGCCCGGGCCCTGAAGAGCAAGGGCGGGAACAACGTGCTGTCGACCCCGAACCTGCTGACCCTGGACAACGAAGCGGCGAGCATCTTCGTCGGCCAGACCATTCCCTTCGTCACCGGCAGCTACGTCACCGGCGGTGGCGGCAACAGCAACAACCCGTTCCAGACCGTGCAGCGCGAAGAAGTCGGCCTGAAGCTGAATGTGCGGCCACAGATTTCCGAGGGCGGCACGGTCAAGCTCGACATCTATCAGGAGGTCAGCAGCGTCGACCAGCGCGCGTCGGTGCAGGCCGGCACCGTGACCAACAAGCGCGCGATCGACACCAGCATCCTGCTCGACGACGGCCAGATCATGGTCCTCGGCGGCCTGCTGCAGGACGGCTACAGCCAGAGCAACAACGCGGTGCCGTGGCTGTCGACTATCCCCGGGATCGGCGCGCTGTTTCGCAACGAAAGCCGCTCGACCAACAAGACCAACCTGATGGTGTTCCTGCGGCCCTACATCATTCGCGACAGCGCCGCGGGGCGCAGCATCACCCTCAACCGCTACGACTTCATGCGCCGCGCCCAGGGCGGCCTGCAGCCGGACCGCAGCTGGGCCATGCCGGACATGCAGGCGCCGCAATTGCCGACGGCGGAGCAGGGGGTGCCGGGGGCTGTGCCGGTGTCGGCGCCAGCGCCGAGGGCGAGGATCAAAGCGGTGCCGGTGCAATGA
- a CDS encoding substrate-binding domain-containing protein has translation MFKRTMIAASMAVAALASAQSMAAVVGGGATLPQSLYGTTAGTGILASSTPGFNPYIGVGSGAGKQAFFNNDSTKFNLASGINVDYAGSDSIVSSAELTAYNNSADKGRATFGPLIQIPAEATSVTVPYHVTGLTTLNLTSAQLADIFSGKITNWKNVVSGGVAGPDLPIKVVYRTDGSGTTEIFTTHLKAVKPASVPAASNSFVTAVGFNPATNPPAGSTYIGASGSGAVATAVANNDGAIGYVSPDFAEFNNAAKVATVNGFLPTEVNVQITLDTELPPTNPASGKNPANPLDWVPTFPNPSTGYPIVGYTNLIFSQCYKDAGDNLRIRNFLNAHYTGVNNTTVSSHSFIPLSAAWQSAVHNTFYNTASAQRVGNTNVCNGIGRPA, from the coding sequence ATGTTTAAGCGCACTATGATCGCAGCTTCCATGGCTGTAGCGGCTCTGGCTTCGGCCCAATCGATGGCGGCTGTTGTGGGTGGCGGCGCCACTCTGCCACAGAGCCTGTACGGCACCACTGCCGGTACCGGCATCCTGGCTTCCTCGACTCCTGGCTTCAACCCGTACATCGGCGTGGGCAGCGGTGCAGGCAAGCAGGCTTTCTTCAACAATGATTCCACCAAGTTCAACCTGGCCTCGGGCATCAACGTCGACTACGCCGGTAGCGACTCGATCGTGAGCTCGGCTGAACTTACCGCTTACAACAACAGCGCTGACAAGGGTCGTGCCACTTTCGGTCCTTTGATTCAGATCCCGGCCGAAGCCACTTCGGTGACCGTGCCTTACCACGTCACTGGCCTGACCACGCTGAATCTCACCAGCGCTCAGTTGGCCGATATCTTCTCGGGCAAAATTACAAACTGGAAAAACGTGGTCTCCGGCGGTGTGGCCGGTCCTGACTTGCCAATCAAGGTTGTCTATCGCACCGACGGCAGTGGCACCACCGAGATCTTCACCACTCACCTGAAGGCTGTGAAACCTGCTTCGGTACCTGCCGCCAGCAACAGTTTCGTCACCGCGGTAGGCTTCAACCCTGCCACCAACCCCCCAGCCGGCTCCACTTACATTGGCGCTTCCGGCAGCGGTGCCGTGGCGACAGCGGTAGCCAACAATGACGGCGCCATTGGTTACGTCAGCCCTGACTTCGCCGAGTTCAACAATGCTGCCAAGGTGGCCACAGTCAATGGTTTCCTGCCAACTGAAGTCAACGTGCAAATCACCCTCGATACTGAGTTGCCACCTACCAACCCAGCCAGCGGCAAGAACCCAGCCAACCCTCTGGATTGGGTACCGACCTTCCCCAACCCAAGCACCGGCTACCCAATCGTTGGCTACACCAACCTGATTTTCAGCCAGTGCTACAAGGACGCCGGTGACAACCTGCGTATCCGCAACTTCCTCAATGCCCACTACACCGGTGTCAACAACACTACCGTGTCGAGCCACTCCTTCATCCCACTGTCGGCTGCCTGGCAGAGCGCTGTGCACAACACTTTCTATAACACCGCCAGCGCCCAGCGTGTCGGTAACACCAACGTCTGCAACGGCATTGGTCGTCCGGCCTGA
- the gspF gene encoding type II secretion system inner membrane protein GspF — MNRYRYEAADALGKIESGHLEADSQSAAFGVLRSRGLTALMVQVESNTPKAGGGSLFSAKLSDNDLAWATRQLASLLGASLPLEAALSATVEQAEKKHIAQTLSAVRADVRSGMRLAEALAARPRDFPDIYRALIAAGEESGDLAQVMERLADYIEERNTLRGKILTAFIYPGVVGLVSVGIVIFLLSYVVPQVVSAFSQARQDLPGLTLAMLNASDFIRAWGWLCFGVLAGGFWSWRIYLRNPQARLNWHSRVLRLPLIGRFVLGLNTARFASTLAILGGAGVPLLRALEAARQTLSNDRLSQSVSDATAKVREGVNLAAALRVEKVFPPVLIHLIASGEKTGALPPMLERAAQTLSRDIERRAMGMTALLEPLMIVVMGGVVLVIVMAVLLPIIEINQLVQ; from the coding sequence ATGAACCGTTATCGCTACGAAGCCGCCGACGCCCTCGGCAAGATCGAGTCCGGGCACCTGGAAGCCGACAGCCAGAGCGCTGCTTTCGGCGTGCTGCGCAGCCGTGGGCTGACGGCGCTGATGGTGCAGGTCGAGAGCAACACGCCCAAGGCCGGTGGCGGGAGCCTGTTCAGCGCCAAGCTGTCGGACAACGACCTGGCCTGGGCCACCCGCCAGCTGGCCAGCCTGCTGGGCGCCAGCCTGCCGCTGGAGGCGGCGCTGAGCGCCACGGTCGAACAAGCGGAAAAAAAGCACATCGCCCAGACCCTCAGCGCGGTGCGCGCCGATGTGCGTAGCGGCATGCGCCTGGCCGAAGCCCTGGCGGCGCGGCCACGGGACTTCCCGGATATCTACCGGGCGCTGATCGCCGCCGGCGAAGAGTCGGGCGACCTGGCCCAGGTCATGGAGCGCCTGGCCGACTACATCGAGGAGCGCAACACCCTGCGCGGCAAGATCCTCACCGCCTTCATCTACCCCGGCGTGGTCGGGCTGGTCTCGGTGGGCATCGTGATCTTCCTGCTCAGCTACGTGGTGCCCCAGGTGGTCAGCGCCTTCTCCCAGGCGCGCCAGGATCTGCCGGGGCTGACCCTGGCGATGCTCAACGCCAGCGACTTCATCCGCGCCTGGGGCTGGTTGTGTTTCGGCGTGCTGGCCGGCGGCTTCTGGAGCTGGCGTATATACCTGCGCAACCCCCAGGCCCGCTTGAACTGGCACAGCCGGGTGCTGCGCCTGCCGCTGATCGGGCGTTTCGTGCTGGGCCTGAACACCGCGCGCTTCGCCTCGACCCTGGCGATCCTCGGCGGAGCCGGGGTGCCGCTGCTGCGCGCCCTGGAAGCGGCGCGCCAGACCCTGTCCAACGACCGCCTGAGCCAGAGCGTCAGCGACGCCACCGCCAAGGTCCGCGAAGGCGTCAACCTGGCCGCCGCGCTGCGGGTGGAAAAAGTCTTCCCGCCGGTGCTGATCCACCTGATCGCCAGCGGCGAAAAAACCGGCGCCCTGCCACCCATGCTCGAACGCGCCGCGCAAACCCTGTCCCGCGACATCGAACGCCGCGCCATGGGCATGACCGCCTTGCTCGAACCACTGATGATCGTGGTCATGGGCGGGGTGGTGCTGGTGATCGTCATGGCGGTGCTGCTGCCGATCATCGAGATCAATCAGCTGGTGCAATAA
- the gspE gene encoding type II secretion system ATPase GspE, with the protein MNPQLPYAWAKSQRILLRHGEEGAVLLVCPSTPGWSISEARRQFGPARLERVRDEELDGLLASAYSDTGSAAAVVGAAENEVDLDRLMQDIPEITDLLDTQDGAPVIRMINALLTQAARDEASDIHIEPYESHSVVRYRVDGTLRDVVSPRKALHGALVSRIKIMAQLDIAEKRLPQDGRIALRVAGRPIDIRVSTVPTGHGERVVMRLLDKQAGRLQLETLGMDPQVLGKLDHLIRQPHGIVLVTGPTGSGKTTSLYAALARLDASTSNILTVEDPVEYDLPGISQIQVNAKIDMTFALALRAILRQDPDIIMIGEIRDLETAQIAVQASLTGHLVLATLHTNDAVSAVNRLIDMGVEPFLLASSMLGVLAQRLVRRLCPHCKEEDPTAPGTWRPVGCPACNQVGYSGRTGIHELFCIDDDIRSLIHQGADEQALRAAARRAGMLSMREDGERWVRSGATAPEEILRVTRDA; encoded by the coding sequence ATGAACCCCCAACTCCCTTACGCCTGGGCCAAATCCCAACGCATCCTCCTGCGCCATGGCGAGGAGGGCGCCGTACTCCTGGTCTGCCCCTCGACCCCCGGCTGGTCGATCAGCGAAGCGCGTCGCCAGTTCGGCCCGGCGCGGCTGGAGCGGGTGCGCGACGAAGAACTCGACGGCCTGCTGGCCAGCGCCTATTCCGACACCGGCAGTGCCGCCGCGGTGGTCGGCGCCGCCGAGAACGAGGTCGACCTCGACCGTCTGATGCAGGACATCCCGGAAATCACCGACCTGCTGGACACCCAGGACGGCGCGCCGGTGATCCGCATGATCAACGCCTTGCTGACCCAGGCCGCGCGGGACGAGGCCAGCGATATCCATATCGAGCCCTATGAAAGCCATTCGGTGGTGCGCTACCGGGTCGACGGCACGCTGCGCGACGTGGTCTCGCCGCGCAAGGCCCTGCATGGCGCGCTAGTGTCGCGGATCAAGATCATGGCCCAGCTCGACATCGCCGAAAAACGCCTGCCCCAGGACGGCCGCATCGCCTTGCGCGTGGCCGGGCGGCCCATCGATATCCGCGTGTCCACGGTGCCCACCGGGCACGGCGAACGGGTGGTGATGCGTCTGCTGGATAAACAGGCCGGGCGCCTGCAACTGGAAACCTTAGGCATGGACCCCCAGGTGCTGGGCAAGCTCGACCACCTGATCCGCCAGCCCCACGGCATCGTGCTGGTCACCGGCCCCACCGGCAGCGGCAAGACCACCAGCCTCTACGCCGCCCTGGCACGGCTGGACGCCAGCACCAGCAATATCCTCACCGTCGAGGACCCGGTGGAGTACGACCTGCCGGGCATCAGCCAGATCCAGGTCAACGCCAAGATCGACATGACCTTCGCCCTGGCCCTGCGCGCGATCCTGCGCCAGGACCCGGACATCATCATGATCGGCGAGATCCGTGACCTGGAAACCGCACAGATCGCCGTGCAGGCTTCGCTCACCGGCCACCTGGTGCTGGCGACCCTGCACACCAACGACGCGGTGTCGGCGGTCAACCGCCTGATCGACATGGGCGTCGAGCCGTTCCTGCTGGCCTCGTCGATGCTCGGGGTGCTGGCCCAGCGCCTGGTGCGACGGCTGTGCCCGCACTGCAAGGAAGAAGACCCGACCGCCCCCGGCACCTGGCGCCCGGTGGGCTGCCCGGCCTGCAACCAGGTCGGCTACAGCGGACGCACCGGCATTCACGAACTGTTCTGCATCGACGACGACATTCGCAGCCTGATCCACCAGGGCGCCGACGAACAGGCGCTGCGCGCCGCCGCACGGCGCGCCGGGATGTTGAGCATGCGCGAGGACGGCGAGCGCTGGGTGCGCAGCGGCGCCACCGCCCCTGAAGAAATCCTGCGCGTAACCCGGGACGCCTGA